In Deinococcus maricopensis DSM 21211, the sequence CAACTCTATCTGCTGGGAATGGAAGCCGTGCGGGCGCGGGCCGTGCATCGTTCTCGCAGCATGCGCCCGCACCGGGTGAGGTCAGCGTGGGTACAGCGCGCCGGAACGCCACGCCGTCCACGTCCGCGCGGCCACGACGAGCCAGGTGCCCGCGAGTGCGACCACGAGGGCGCACGCCACGACGAGCAGCGCCTGCACGTGCGTCTGCTGCGCGAGCGTGAACGTGGCGGCGGTGAACACCCCGAGTGGGAACGTGAATCCCCACCAGCCGAGGTTGAAGGGGAGCCCCTGGCGGACGAGCCGCGCCGTCTTGAGGGCCGCGAGCAGCCCCCACCAGAGTCCGTACCCCCACAGCAGCGCGCCGCCGAGGACGCCCACGCCGAACGCGACGCTCCCGACCCCTGCGAGGGGCGTGCCGACGAACGCGCTCGTGGACGCTGTGCCGAGCAGCATCAGCCCGAGCGCGCCCGTGCCGAGCGGGCCGAGCGGCAGCCACACGGACGCGCCCAGTTCGCGCGCAGGCAGGCCCTCCTGAACCAAGCGCAGGAACCACAGGGCGAGCACGCCCAGCACGAGCGGCACCGACAGGGCCCACAGGACGTAGCTGCCCTCGATGACGCCGCGGGCCAGGTCCGGCGCGAGGTGCGGCGCGAGCAGGCCACCGCTCGCGGCCGCGACCTCGCAGGGCACC encodes:
- a CDS encoding TDT family transporter, translated to MQRSLPAETRAERVLRPFTPNHFTITMGTGIVALMLARVPLPSPGLTWVGEALWWLDVTLFLAFSLLFALRVVLLPHATRDLLRDPVHALFLGAIPMSLATLLNGLLTFGLPRLGPEVIPFALSAWHVDAALSVACGLLVPYLMITRQQHHFSTLSATWLLPLVPCEVAAASGGLLAPHLAPDLARGVIEGSYVLWALSVPLVLGVLALWFLRLVQEGLPARELGASVWLPLGPLGTGALGLMLLGTASTSAFVGTPLAGVGSVAFGVGVLGGALLWGYGLWWGLLAALKTARLVRQGLPFNLGWWGFTFPLGVFTAATFTLAQQTHVQALLVVACALVVALAGTWLVVAARTWTAWRSGALYPR